The proteins below come from a single Elgaria multicarinata webbii isolate HBS135686 ecotype San Diego chromosome 11, rElgMul1.1.pri, whole genome shotgun sequence genomic window:
- the LOC134405680 gene encoding olfactory receptor 10A4-like: MSPGTHPNDTVKQVNQSCLTEITLLGFSDFQKTQTLLFWLVLTFYLVALAGNSMILILTIANPTLHTPMYFFLQNLSFLEIGYTTTIIPKTLDHLMSDNLTISFVGCGIQMYFFILFGITECCLLCVMSYDRYVAICKPLQYSCIMSPTECARLAAISWAIGILVTFVQSVQILILPFCGPNRISHFFCDILPVLRLATTDTFKDELIVATVTVFFILVPFLLILLSYILIISTILRMPAAKNRRKAFSTCSSHLIVVSLFYGTALFTYMRPKSLYSIDNDRILSLLYTVVTPTFNPIIYSLRNKEMKAALKKSIGRKPFFLR; this comes from the coding sequence ATGTCTCCAGGAACCCATCCGAATGATACAGTGAAACAAGTCAACCAGTCCTGCTTGACTGAGATCACACTTTTAGGCTTCTCAGACTTCCAGAAAACACAGACCCTTTTGTTTTGGCTGGTACTAACATTCTACTTGGTGGCTTTGGCTGGCAACAGCATGATATTGATCCTCACCATTGCCAATCCGACCCTTCACACACCAATGTACTTCTTCCTCCAAAACCTGTCCTTCTTGGAAATTGGCTACACCACAACCATCATCCCTAAGACGCTAGATCATTTAATGTCAGACAATCTCACCATATCTTTTGTGGGCTGTGGGATTCAGATGTATTTCTTCATCCTCTTTGGCATCACGGAGTGTTGCCTTCTCTGTGTCATGTCATATGACCGCTACGTTGCCATATGTAAGCCTCTGCAATATTCATGCATCATGAGCCCCACGGAATGTGCCCGCTTGGCTGCCATCTCATGGGCCATTGGGATTTTGGTGACTTTTGTGCAGTCTGTTCAAATACTTATTCTTCCTTTCTGTGGGCCTAATAGAATCAGCCATTTCTTCTGTGACATTTTGCCTGTTTTGAGACTGGCCACTACAGACACTTTCAAGGATGAACTGATCGTTGCCACAGTAACAGTGTTCTTTATCCTGGTACCCTTTTTGCTCATCCTCTTGTCCTACATCCTCATTATCTCCACTATCCTAAGGATGCCTGCAGCTAAGAACAGGCGCAAAGCATTCTCCACCTGTTCCTCACATCTCATTGTTGTCTctcttttctatggaactgcCCTTTTCACCTATATGCGACCCAAATCATTATATTCCATTGACAATGACAGGATCCTTTCCCTTCTATACACAGTAGTGACACCAACATTTAACCCAATAATATACAGCCTGaggaataaagagatgaaagctgCTCTCAAGAAATCAATTGGAAGGAAACCATTTTTTCTTAGATAA